A section of the Humulus lupulus chromosome 2, drHumLupu1.1, whole genome shotgun sequence genome encodes:
- the LOC133814689 gene encoding triacylglycerol lipase 2-like: protein MVGGVIVVVVVALISNIPSETAATRDIFHQNPIAKTLLSTPPSLSPPHASTKDNDVCKTLVEPHGYICQDYQVTTEDGYILGMQRIPAGRSGKKANKPPVLIQHGIVSDAALWLVSSPDQCLPFIMADNGYDVWLSNARGTSSSRAHKSLSPNDAKFWDWTWVELAAYDLPAFVEGVHNQTGQNLHYVGHSLGTLMALTAFSQDFKPINMLRSATLLSPIAYMNQIPSILLKTITEFFLAEAGNLLGLHEFVPASKEVSTILGFVCNTPGIDCASLETALTGPNCCIDKRTVERYIGHQLQSTSMKTLVHLSQMIRTGTIRKYDNVIINENMKQYNQPTPPAYDLSKIPKDLPLFMSYGKNDYLSDVNDVKVLLDKIKDHDKDKLVVQFVDNYAHMDFVMANNTKHVVFDRVTAFIALH from the exons ATGGTgggtggtgttattgttgtggttgttgtggcTCTTATATCCAATATTCCATCAGAaacggcagcaacaagagatatATTCCATCAAAATCCAATTGCTAAGACATTACTTTCAACACCACCATCGCTATCTCCTCCTCATGCTTCCACCAAAGATAATGATGTCTGCAAAACTCTGGTGGAGCCACATGGCTACATTTGCCAAGATTATCAG GTAACAACAGAGGATGGTTATATTCTTGGGATGCAAAGGATTCCAGCTGGACGCTCAGGCAAGAAAGCAAACAAACCACCTGTTTTAATACAACATGGGATTGTCTCG GATGCTGCCTTATGGTTAGTGAGTTCCCCAGATCAATGTTTGCCCTTCATCATGGCTGATAATGGTTATGATGTTTGGCTTTCCAACGCTCGTGGTACATCTTCTAGTCGGGCCCACAAATCACTTTCTCCAAATGATGCG AAATTCTGGGATTGGACATGGGTTGAATTGGCTGCTTATGACCTTCCTGCGTTTGTCGAAGGTGTGCACAATCAAACCGGCCAGAATCTACACTATGTTGGTCATTCCTTG GGAACTTTGATGGCTCTTACTGCATTTTCCCAAGATTTCAAGCCGATTAACATGCTGAGATCGGCCACTTTACTTAGCCCAATTGCTTATATGAATCAAATCCCCAGCATATTATTAAAAACTATTACTGAATTTTTTTTAGCTGAG GCAGGGAATTTGTTGGGCCTCCATGAGTTTGTTCCCGCAAG CAAAGAAGTTTCCACCATTTTGGGATTTGTCTGTAATACACCAGGCATTGACTGCGCCTCCTTAGAGACTGCTTTAACAg GCCCAAATTGCTGTATCGATAAACGCACGGTAGAACGTTATATTGGTCATCAACTTCAGTCAACTTCTATGAAGACTTTGGTTCATCTTTCTCAGA TGATCAGAACTGGGACAATAAGAAAGTACGATAATGTTATTATTAACGAAAACATGAAGCAGTATAATCAGCCAACTCCTCCTGCATACGACTTGAGTAAAATTCCAAAGGATCTTCCTCTTTTCATGAGTTATGGAAAGAATGATTATCTTTCAGATGTAAATGATGTGAAAGTTTTACTTGACAAGATTAAAGATCATGACAAGGACAAGTTGGTGGTACAGTTTGTGGATAATTATGCTCATATGGATTTTGTTATGGCTAACAATACCAAACATGTTGTGTTCGATCGTGTAACGGCCTTCATTGCTCTCCATTAA